From Dasypus novemcinctus isolate mDasNov1 chromosome 8, mDasNov1.1.hap2, whole genome shotgun sequence, the proteins below share one genomic window:
- the LOC131279574 gene encoding NUT family member 2G-like → MLEERKGFQHPPPPAPPYLHPQVPPGIVEGQKPVPIPKRSGPKAKVTSQRQRRHRRTLKTKAPKEIPPEAVKEYIDLMEGLVGSLHPASEGEDGKWEEEEHGQQEDDGMYADPDLLSYIDQLCAEEDFITKVEAVIHPRFLAELLSPGAHVDFLSLTEELQQEQGLTPNQASESCWTRLPLLNPNKRCPNMDPQCRGQGGILTAVIHSW, encoded by the exons ATGTTGGAGGAGAGGAAAGGTTTCCAGCACCCTCCACCACCAGCCCCTCCATATCTTCATCCACAGGTGCCCCCAGGCATTGTGGAAGGCCAGAAGCCAG TGCCCATTCCAAAAAGGTCAGGCCCCAAGGCTAAGGTTACCAGCCAGAGACAACGCAGACACCGGCGGACTCTGAAGACAAAGGCCCCCAAGGAGATACCACCTGAAGCTGTAAAGGAGTACATTGACCTCATGGAAGGGCTGGTGGGGTCTCTGCACCCAGCCTCTGAGGGGGAAGATGGAAAATGGGAAGAGGAAGAACATGGGCAGCAGGAAGATGATGGAATGTATGCAGACCCGGATCTCCTCAGCTACATCGACCAGCTGTGTGCAGAGGAAGACTTCATCACCAAG GTGGAGGCTGTCATTCACCCTCGATTCTTAGCAGAATTGCTTTCCCCAGGAGCACATGTAGACTTCTTGTCCCTAACAGAGGAGCTGCAGCAAGAGCAAGGACTCACACCCAACCAG GCATCTGAGTCTTGCTGGACAAGACTTCCACTTCTGAACCCCAACAAACGGTGCCCGAACATGGACCCCCAATGTCGAGGACAAGGAGGAATACTGACTGCAGTCATACATTCCTGGTAA